From a region of the Acinetobacter calcoaceticus genome:
- a CDS encoding phosphate--AMP phosphotransferase yields MSEQQPKFEIRDEEQLSVDLIEAQYALKESRGKPNAKSTLILMSGIELAGKGEAVKQLREWLDPRYLRVKADTPRVLTDTEAFWQSYSEFIPTEGQIVVMFGNWYSDLLVTATHVSEPLDEARFDAYVESMRAFEQDLKNNYVDVVKVWFDLSWKSLQKRLDKIDPSEQHWHKLHGLDWRNKKQYDTLQKLRRRFTDDWYIIDGEDETQRDQFFAQYLLQHMRQLPDHETEVKGKWQQAQIPESLLKPSQEQYDKAEYKKELNKLSKKIADAMRFDKRNVVIAFEGMDAAGKGGAIKRIVKNLDPREYDIHCIGAPERFEARHPYLWRFWNRINEAEKITIFDRTWYGRVLVERVESFASPLEWQRAYDEINRFEKDLFDSQTLVVKIWLAISKDEQEQRFKAREETPHKRFKITAEDWRNRDKWDDYLKAAADMFERTSTDYAPWYVVATDDKYTARLEVLKAVLKQLRAD; encoded by the coding sequence ATGAGTGAACAACAACCAAAATTTGAAATTCGAGATGAAGAACAGCTTTCAGTCGATTTGATTGAAGCACAATATGCTTTAAAAGAAAGTCGGGGAAAGCCCAATGCTAAAAGCACGCTTATTTTAATGAGTGGTATTGAGCTAGCAGGGAAAGGGGAAGCGGTTAAGCAGCTTCGCGAGTGGCTAGATCCAAGATATTTAAGAGTAAAAGCAGATACGCCACGTGTGCTGACAGATACGGAAGCATTTTGGCAATCTTATTCAGAGTTTATTCCTACCGAAGGCCAAATTGTGGTGATGTTTGGCAATTGGTATAGTGATTTGCTCGTTACAGCAACGCATGTGTCTGAACCTTTAGATGAGGCACGCTTTGATGCTTACGTTGAAAGTATGCGGGCATTTGAGCAGGATTTGAAAAACAACTATGTCGATGTGGTTAAAGTCTGGTTTGATCTTTCATGGAAATCACTGCAAAAACGTTTGGACAAGATCGATCCATCAGAGCAGCACTGGCATAAGCTCCACGGCCTAGACTGGCGTAATAAAAAACAATATGACACGTTGCAAAAGTTACGCCGCCGTTTTACCGACGATTGGTACATTATTGATGGCGAAGATGAAACACAACGCGACCAGTTTTTTGCTCAGTACCTTTTGCAACACATGCGTCAACTTCCTGACCATGAAACTGAAGTTAAAGGAAAATGGCAACAAGCCCAAATTCCAGAGAGTTTATTAAAGCCTTCTCAGGAGCAGTATGACAAAGCTGAATATAAAAAAGAGCTCAATAAACTAAGTAAAAAAATTGCTGATGCCATGCGTTTTGATAAACGAAATGTCGTGATTGCTTTTGAAGGCATGGATGCTGCAGGTAAAGGTGGTGCAATTAAACGAATTGTTAAAAACCTAGACCCGCGTGAATATGATATTCATTGTATCGGTGCACCTGAACGTTTTGAAGCCCGACATCCTTATTTATGGCGCTTTTGGAATCGCATTAATGAGGCCGAAAAAATCACGATCTTTGATCGGACATGGTATGGGCGCGTACTCGTTGAACGTGTTGAAAGTTTTGCTTCGCCTTTAGAGTGGCAGCGTGCCTATGACGAAATTAATCGTTTTGAAAAAGATTTATTTGATAGTCAAACGCTTGTGGTAAAAATTTGGCTGGCAATTAGCAAAGATGAACAAGAGCAGCGTTTTAAGGCCAGAGAAGAGACACCGCATAAACGTTTTAAAATTACCGCAGAGGATTGGCGTAATCGTGATAAATGGGATGATTATTTAAAAGCGGCTGCCGATATGTTTGAACGGACCAGTACTGACTACGCACCTTGGTATGTTGTGGCAACTGATGATAAATATACTGCACGTCTAGAAGTATTGAAGGCGGTTTTAAAACAGCTGAGAGCAGATTAA
- a CDS encoding FFLEELY motif protein, protein MSKLAAFDELLQQYKTFNYHDNPVLAQRLQDVQTWLKERMKDTHHEFFNLPEHKLMAQYFLNRLYGGPEFDALAAQIERLLKYAHKAEKVLPENAIKTGTKSVSLAVLATQLDEQVAIQLLEDYPADTVLTDEIMRLTLTKLDQAEARYQQLALLDDLGAALDKYMRSFMMFTAFKMCKGIAQKYHFELMYDFIQDGFSAMKPLKSAETFIKTFTEKERQIIENVHSGHPNPFRV, encoded by the coding sequence ATGTCTAAACTCGCTGCTTTTGATGAACTTTTACAACAATATAAAACATTTAATTATCACGATAATCCAGTGCTTGCCCAACGTTTGCAAGATGTACAAACATGGCTAAAAGAACGGATGAAAGATACGCATCATGAATTTTTTAACTTGCCTGAACATAAACTCATGGCACAGTATTTTTTAAATCGTTTATATGGTGGTCCAGAGTTTGATGCCCTTGCAGCACAAATTGAACGCCTATTGAAATATGCACATAAAGCCGAAAAAGTATTGCCTGAGAATGCGATTAAAACTGGAACTAAATCGGTAAGTTTGGCTGTGCTTGCCACTCAGCTTGATGAACAAGTAGCGATACAGCTTCTTGAGGACTATCCGGCAGATACGGTATTAACCGATGAAATTATGCGCTTAACACTGACCAAACTTGATCAGGCCGAAGCTCGTTATCAACAACTTGCTCTTCTTGATGATTTAGGTGCAGCACTCGATAAATACATGCGCTCGTTTATGATGTTTACGGCTTTTAAAATGTGTAAAGGGATTGCCCAAAAATATCACTTTGAATTGATGTATGATTTTATTCAAGATGGTTTTAGCGCAATGAAACCGTTAAAATCAGCCGAGACCTTTATTAAGACTTTTACTGAAAAAGAACGTCAGATTATTGAAAATGTACATTCAGGGCATCCGAATCCGTTTAGAGTGTGA
- the ubiE gene encoding bifunctional demethylmenaquinone methyltransferase/2-methoxy-6-polyprenyl-1,4-benzoquinol methylase UbiE, with the protein MSNENQKPTSPTEQAQSSDKVSPFLSSPLPQGTPQGQQQTLQQSLTDTPVNGSVPKYNLPRGASNTGNVGDTTHFGFSTVKTEDKAQKVAEVFHSVASKYDLMNDLMSFGIHRLWKRFAINMSGVRRGQHVLDIAGGTGDLAKVFSREVGPQGHVVLSDINESMLNVGRDRLIDAGCTNVDFVLANAETLEPFADNSFDLLTISFGLRNVTDKDAALASMFRVLKPGGRLLILEFSKPVFEPFSKLYDLYSFTALPIMGKLVANDSESYKYLAESIRMHPDQRTLKGMMENAGFQNCDYHNLTAGIVAVHRGFKL; encoded by the coding sequence ATGTCTAACGAAAACCAAAAGCCAACATCTCCAACTGAGCAGGCACAAAGTTCAGACAAAGTTAGCCCATTCCTAAGCTCACCATTACCGCAAGGTACCCCTCAAGGGCAACAACAAACTTTACAGCAATCCTTAACAGATACACCTGTTAATGGGTCTGTGCCGAAATATAATTTACCGCGTGGTGCTAGCAATACTGGCAACGTAGGTGACACTACACATTTTGGTTTTTCGACAGTTAAAACTGAAGATAAAGCTCAAAAAGTTGCAGAAGTATTCCACTCTGTTGCAAGCAAATATGACTTGATGAATGACTTGATGTCATTTGGTATTCACCGCCTCTGGAAACGCTTTGCAATTAATATGTCGGGTGTACGCCGTGGCCAACATGTATTAGACATTGCTGGTGGTACAGGCGATTTGGCGAAAGTATTCAGCCGCGAAGTTGGTCCTCAAGGCCATGTCGTTCTTTCAGATATCAATGAGTCAATGCTCAATGTAGGCCGTGACCGTTTGATTGATGCAGGCTGTACCAATGTCGACTTCGTACTTGCCAATGCAGAAACTTTAGAACCTTTTGCAGATAACAGCTTTGATCTACTCACCATTAGTTTTGGCTTACGTAACGTGACTGATAAAGATGCAGCACTTGCTTCTATGTTCCGTGTGTTAAAGCCAGGTGGTCGTTTACTTATTCTTGAATTTTCTAAGCCTGTATTTGAGCCATTCTCAAAACTTTATGACCTCTATTCATTCACTGCGTTACCAATTATGGGTAAATTAGTTGCTAATGATTCAGAAAGTTATAAGTATTTGGCTGAATCAATTCGTATGCATCCAGACCAACGCACCTTAAAAGGTATGATGGAAAATGCTGGCTTCCAGAACTGTGACTATCACAACCTTACTGCGGGTATCGTTGCTGTTCACCGTGGCTTCAAACTGTAA
- a CDS encoding SCP2 domain-containing protein: MWSILALGAVERIVHHLIDLDAVTRIQLNQLQGKMLRVVIDSPQLSVDVFFDQEKVRLETTATGHSEKPSIFEQRPFDEQFKTSEATATLHVKDVIELIKLLVSDPDQIGNIPLQGDYHLLQDIQKIMQQAEPDLAAHLSRWVGPQLAHEIGKIQLAPKHLKRSLQSHLFFAEDALKEDSGLFAPRWEMDDLSQATRKLNQDIDRLEARLQQHNAQLQPSQD, encoded by the coding sequence ATGTGGTCGATTCTGGCACTCGGTGCAGTCGAACGTATCGTTCATCATCTGATCGATCTGGATGCGGTTACTCGCATTCAGCTTAATCAGTTACAGGGCAAAATGTTGCGTGTCGTAATCGACAGTCCGCAACTTTCTGTCGATGTATTCTTTGATCAAGAAAAAGTACGTCTTGAAACTACCGCAACAGGGCACAGTGAAAAACCTTCTATTTTTGAACAACGCCCTTTTGATGAGCAATTCAAAACTTCTGAAGCTACAGCAACTTTGCATGTTAAAGATGTCATTGAGCTGATCAAACTATTGGTCAGCGATCCAGATCAGATTGGCAATATCCCATTGCAAGGTGATTATCACCTGTTACAGGATATTCAAAAAATCATGCAACAAGCTGAACCAGATTTAGCTGCTCACTTATCAAGATGGGTTGGGCCTCAACTCGCCCACGAAATTGGCAAGATTCAACTTGCACCCAAACATTTAAAACGCTCTCTTCAAAGTCATCTATTTTTTGCAGAAGACGCATTAAAAGAAGATAGCGGTCTATTTGCCCCTCGTTGGGAAATGGACGATTTAAGCCAAGCCACTCGTAAGCTTAATCAAGACATTGACCGTCTAGAAGCAAGATTGCAGCAACACAACGCACAACTACAACCCTCTCAAGACTAG
- a CDS encoding ABC1 kinase family protein, which produces MIPHVSRLLELWRIAAHYRLDTLFPADELPVKAQHALSIIKMHPAAWSSRERKNPLKLKEALEDMGPLAIKLGQLLSTRRDLIPPEVLSQLVLLQDQVKPFDVEVAKQRIQESLKADVNTLFARFDDQPLAAASIAQVHTAALHDGREVVIKVTRPDIRNQILQDFEILAWLGNTLESRLEAARALHLTEIIQDYRQIILNELDLSIEADNTRRMRHYFTGSTMMYVPEVYMDTKDVMVAERITGVPISDTATFDRLGMDRAQLAEKGLTIFFTQVFRDNFFHADMHPGNVFVETINPSNPRFIALDCAIMGELSKHDQMTIARMLLAVMNSNFMQLIQIVHQAGWIPPGTDQDALSREMRRTVGPMVSKPMDQLDFAGILIQVMDIARRFHLEIPPQLMLLLKTLVHVEGLGTDLYPQLDIWKLAKPILTEWVKANMNPVKNIKELGQQLPDLLLGAQDFPSLIIDSLNGLKNQSAWQDRQLREIQQLRLQMEHQQRRSWMFGSIIVILLTIAIISPWFVSIIIIVLSSLLALWRVMK; this is translated from the coding sequence ATGATTCCGCACGTTTCGCGTTTACTCGAACTTTGGCGTATTGCAGCGCACTATAGACTCGATACGTTGTTCCCTGCGGATGAATTACCAGTTAAAGCTCAACATGCATTAAGTATTATTAAAATGCATCCGGCTGCCTGGTCTAGTCGTGAACGGAAAAACCCTTTAAAGCTAAAAGAAGCTTTGGAAGATATGGGACCGCTTGCAATTAAGCTTGGACAATTGCTTTCAACTCGACGTGATTTAATTCCACCCGAAGTACTCTCGCAATTGGTCTTACTGCAAGATCAGGTAAAGCCTTTCGATGTAGAGGTTGCCAAACAACGTATTCAAGAATCGTTAAAAGCTGACGTAAATACCTTGTTTGCGCGCTTTGATGACCAGCCACTAGCTGCTGCGTCAATTGCACAAGTTCATACTGCTGCTTTACATGATGGTCGTGAAGTCGTTATTAAAGTGACTCGTCCAGACATTCGCAATCAAATTTTGCAAGATTTTGAAATTTTGGCATGGTTAGGCAATACGTTAGAAAGTCGTCTTGAGGCGGCTCGTGCCTTACATCTCACTGAAATTATTCAAGACTACCGCCAGATTATTTTAAATGAGCTGGACTTGAGTATTGAAGCAGACAATACCCGTCGTATGCGCCACTATTTTACTGGCTCAACCATGATGTATGTGCCTGAAGTCTACATGGACACCAAAGATGTCATGGTGGCAGAGCGTATTACAGGTGTTCCTATTTCAGATACGGCGACCTTTGACCGTCTAGGCATGGACCGCGCGCAACTTGCAGAAAAAGGATTAACCATTTTCTTCACGCAAGTATTTCGCGATAACTTTTTCCATGCCGACATGCACCCCGGTAATGTCTTTGTAGAAACAATTAACCCAAGCAATCCACGCTTTATTGCACTGGACTGTGCGATTATGGGTGAGTTGTCTAAGCATGACCAGATGACGATTGCCCGCATGTTGCTTGCTGTAATGAACAGCAACTTTATGCAGCTCATTCAAATTGTGCACCAAGCTGGCTGGATTCCACCGGGCACAGACCAAGATGCACTCTCACGTGAAATGCGTCGCACCGTTGGACCAATGGTATCCAAACCAATGGACCAACTTGATTTTGCTGGCATCTTGATTCAAGTGATGGATATTGCCCGTCGCTTCCATTTAGAGATTCCACCGCAACTCATGCTGTTGCTAAAAACTTTAGTGCATGTCGAAGGGCTTGGAACAGACCTATACCCTCAACTCGATATCTGGAAATTGGCAAAACCAATTTTGACTGAATGGGTCAAGGCCAACATGAACCCAGTCAAAAATATAAAAGAGTTAGGACAGCAACTACCTGACCTACTTTTAGGTGCTCAAGATTTCCCAAGCTTAATTATTGATAGTTTAAATGGTTTAAAAAATCAATCTGCTTGGCAAGACCGTCAGTTACGCGAAATTCAGCAACTTCGTTTGCAAATGGAACATCAACAACGCCGCAGTTGGATGTTCGGAAGCATTATCGTAATTTTATTAACTATCGCGATTATTAGTCCGTGGTTTGTTTCGATTATTATTATTGTGCTGAGTAGTTTATTGGCACTTTGGCGGGTCATGAAATAA
- the hisIE gene encoding bifunctional phosphoribosyl-AMP cyclohydrolase/phosphoribosyl-ATP diphosphatase HisIE, giving the protein MNNTQWLDEVKFNEQGLIPAIAQHHQTGRVLMVAWMNREALALTAEKNQAVYFSRSRQKLWHKGEESGHFQTVYEIRLDCDGDVIVLQIEQHGGIACHTGRESCFYRKLTPQGWEIVDAQLKDPTAIYGEKAKAEAHDHAQTTEQVDVLAHLGQLMQERKQAEADTSYVASLYKKGINKILEKVGEESVEAIIAAKDFAVQDSEANLNDLVYETADLWFHTIVMLGYFDINPQLIIDELARRQGLSGLVEKANRNKV; this is encoded by the coding sequence ATGAATAACACGCAATGGCTCGATGAAGTAAAATTTAACGAACAAGGTCTTATCCCTGCCATTGCTCAACATCATCAAACTGGACGTGTTTTGATGGTGGCGTGGATGAACCGTGAAGCACTCGCGTTAACAGCAGAAAAAAATCAGGCCGTTTATTTCTCTCGCTCTCGCCAAAAACTCTGGCACAAGGGTGAAGAATCAGGCCATTTCCAAACAGTTTATGAAATTCGTCTGGACTGCGACGGCGACGTGATTGTGCTACAAATTGAACAACACGGTGGTATTGCATGCCATACGGGTCGTGAGTCTTGTTTCTACCGTAAACTCACCCCACAAGGTTGGGAAATTGTCGATGCACAGTTAAAAGACCCTACTGCAATTTACGGTGAAAAAGCTAAAGCCGAAGCACACGATCATGCACAAACTACCGAGCAAGTTGACGTACTTGCTCACTTAGGGCAATTGATGCAAGAGCGTAAGCAAGCTGAAGCAGATACCTCTTATGTTGCCAGCCTCTATAAAAAAGGCATCAATAAAATTTTAGAAAAAGTGGGCGAAGAAAGCGTAGAAGCTATTATTGCCGCTAAAGATTTTGCAGTACAGGACTCAGAAGCCAACTTAAACGATCTCGTTTATGAAACAGCCGATTTGTGGTTCCATACTATTGTCATGTTGGGTTATTTCGATATTAACCCACAACTTATTATTGATGAATTAGCTCGTCGTCAGGGCTTATCTGGTTTAGTTGAAAAAGCTAACCGCAACAAGGTATAA
- a CDS encoding UvrD-helicase domain-containing protein → MSNIEKPKATYEQAIAIDNARLGQSFKVIAYAGTGKTTTLQMISDAMPERRGMYLAFNKAIAGEAQNKFHRNVDCRTFHSLAFRSVPRGVTDKLRLPRLSPSFIAKEYRLEPITLRRMMGGRYEKYVLMPSRLASLVANAVSYFCSTSSQYPAPRHIQAPNWLHADDITELQKHLYPAVERRWLESIDPNHQAGIGHDIYLKLWALSEPNIPTDYVLFDEAQDADPLMLGILLRQKNTQVIYVGDAHQQIYAWRGAINAMQQLPLPESRLTTSFRFGESIADIANSLLGGLNETVPLLGNPNQKSSVVNKPHTKMRDAILCRTNARAMELLLAGLVHGDKVSLQADHQKLNRFVDAASLLKQGKRVTDVPELAWFNSWHDVHEYCETNEGSDIKPLVKLVDDHGTDPLKKALAKITPIEQADYVISTAHKAKGLEWNRVHIEDDYQFKINGLEHKITDEELRLLYVACTRAKVSLNIHHLYDLIQQLKLRAPLSLRQSVG, encoded by the coding sequence GTGTCGAATATTGAAAAACCTAAAGCTACCTATGAGCAAGCGATTGCCATAGACAACGCACGTCTTGGGCAATCATTTAAAGTGATTGCCTATGCTGGCACAGGTAAAACCACCACTTTGCAAATGATTAGTGATGCCATGCCTGAGCGGCGCGGTATGTATTTGGCATTTAACAAGGCGATTGCTGGTGAAGCACAAAACAAATTTCATCGCAATGTGGACTGCCGTACTTTTCACTCACTTGCCTTTCGTAGTGTCCCTCGCGGCGTAACTGATAAATTACGTCTGCCACGCTTAAGCCCAAGCTTTATTGCTAAAGAGTATCGACTAGAGCCGATTACTTTACGGCGGATGATGGGTGGGCGTTACGAGAAATATGTCTTAATGCCAAGCCGCTTAGCAAGTCTTGTGGCCAATGCTGTCAGCTACTTCTGTTCAACGAGCTCTCAATATCCTGCACCACGCCATATTCAAGCACCCAACTGGCTACATGCAGACGATATTACTGAATTACAAAAGCACCTATACCCTGCTGTTGAACGACGTTGGTTAGAGTCGATTGACCCGAACCATCAAGCTGGAATTGGGCACGATATTTATCTTAAACTTTGGGCATTATCTGAACCGAATATTCCAACTGACTACGTATTATTTGATGAAGCCCAAGATGCTGATCCTTTAATGCTAGGTATTTTGCTTCGTCAAAAAAATACGCAGGTGATTTACGTCGGTGATGCTCATCAGCAGATTTATGCATGGCGTGGCGCAATTAATGCCATGCAGCAATTACCATTACCTGAATCTCGCCTAACCACTTCTTTTCGTTTTGGTGAGTCGATTGCCGATATTGCCAATTCACTACTGGGCGGCTTAAACGAGACTGTTCCCCTACTTGGCAATCCGAACCAGAAATCAAGTGTAGTCAATAAACCTCACACCAAGATGCGTGACGCAATTTTATGCCGCACCAATGCTCGCGCAATGGAACTTTTACTGGCAGGTTTAGTTCACGGTGATAAAGTGAGTTTACAAGCGGATCATCAAAAGCTAAACCGTTTTGTAGATGCTGCAAGCCTCTTGAAACAAGGAAAACGGGTTACTGATGTTCCTGAATTAGCGTGGTTCAATTCATGGCATGATGTCCATGAATATTGTGAGACCAATGAAGGTAGTGACATTAAACCTTTAGTTAAATTGGTTGATGATCACGGGACGGACCCATTAAAAAAAGCACTTGCAAAGATTACTCCAATTGAGCAAGCTGATTATGTCATTTCTACCGCGCATAAAGCTAAAGGGCTGGAATGGAACCGCGTTCATATTGAAGATGACTATCAATTTAAAATTAATGGCTTAGAACACAAGATTACCGATGAAGAATTAAGATTACTTTACGTTGCCTGTACTCGTGCTAAAGTAAGTCTAAATATCCATCATCTTTATGATCTGATACAACAATTAAAACTAAGGGCGCCTTTAAGTCTTCGTCAATCGGTTGGTTGA
- a CDS encoding AAA family ATPase: MKLESIQFKHIALFHDLKIQFQYEKQPITLILGEQATGKSMLLKHTYHALTWLPARLKDLRSPGIVMSDQDITQSRLQAKIEITLQIPPEIGHLPEATSAQQTDSSLCSWKLFKTLNASGLGISQVETQQLDQAMALYQQITKKDPLQGLPLVAYYPAERFVNDINLLNKNLPGITQAISAYDISPLPFTTFTRFFEWLREISDIENAQAAYVVQRIRSEQSDPQDQTELLNQLQKELSGQPAQLQSPNLYALKNALKFVLPELKDLYLQYQPRLQLMVDYDGQTLPFHQLSSTIKTWIALVGDVARRLCILNPLSLNPCLEGEGILLIDQIDAQLDSTHCSEILNRLHQAFPRLQIIATGSREELLEHASAYQCLKLENGKVTHLDLNTTQQQLEDIYTLLQRSETLVSHTETQALSLIDPTPSPAQIDILFQQIQSLNEQQKNELLRMIHAGDMPEETPSA; this comes from the coding sequence ATGAAACTTGAATCTATCCAATTTAAACATATTGCTCTATTTCATGATCTTAAAATACAGTTTCAATATGAAAAACAGCCTATTACCTTAATTTTAGGTGAGCAGGCAACTGGGAAAAGTATGTTACTTAAACATACTTACCATGCTTTAACTTGGCTCCCTGCACGTCTTAAAGATTTACGTAGCCCTGGCATAGTCATGTCTGATCAAGATATTACTCAATCACGCCTACAAGCAAAAATCGAAATTACGCTTCAAATTCCACCAGAAATTGGCCATTTGCCAGAAGCCACCTCTGCTCAGCAGACCGATTCCTCTTTGTGTAGCTGGAAACTATTTAAAACCTTAAATGCAAGTGGCCTAGGCATTAGTCAAGTCGAAACTCAACAACTTGATCAGGCTATGGCTCTGTATCAACAGATAACAAAGAAAGATCCATTACAAGGTCTGCCTTTAGTCGCTTACTACCCAGCCGAGCGATTTGTAAATGATATTAACTTGCTCAATAAAAATTTACCGGGCATTACCCAAGCTATTTCAGCCTATGACATTAGTCCGCTTCCATTTACAACCTTTACTCGCTTTTTTGAATGGCTACGTGAAATTAGCGATATCGAAAATGCCCAAGCTGCATATGTGGTACAACGGATTAGGTCTGAGCAATCAGATCCACAAGATCAGACAGAACTCTTAAACCAACTTCAAAAAGAGTTATCTGGGCAACCTGCACAGCTTCAATCACCTAATCTCTACGCACTCAAAAATGCATTAAAATTTGTTTTGCCAGAGCTCAAAGATTTATATTTACAATATCAACCCCGACTTCAACTCATGGTTGACTACGATGGTCAGACCTTACCGTTTCATCAGCTTTCGAGCACCATAAAAACATGGATCGCCTTGGTAGGTGATGTCGCTCGCAGACTCTGTATACTCAATCCATTAAGTTTAAATCCTTGCCTCGAAGGTGAAGGAATCTTGTTAATTGATCAAATTGATGCACAGCTTGACTCTACTCATTGTTCAGAAATCTTGAATCGGCTCCATCAGGCATTTCCACGCTTACAAATTATTGCAACTGGAAGTCGTGAAGAGTTACTCGAACATGCCTCAGCCTATCAATGTTTAAAATTAGAAAATGGTAAAGTTACCCACCTTGACCTAAATACCACTCAGCAACAGCTTGAAGACATATATACCTTGCTGCAAAGAAGTGAAACTTTGGTCTCTCATACAGAAACGCAAGCACTCAGCTTGATTGACCCAACGCCATCTCCAGCACAAATTGATATTTTATTTCAGCAAATTCAGAGTTTAAATGAACAACAAAAAAATGAGTTATTACGCATGATTCATGCTGGAGACATGCCTGAAGAAACACCTTCAGCTTAA